In Megalobrama amblycephala isolate DHTTF-2021 linkage group LG10, ASM1881202v1, whole genome shotgun sequence, one DNA window encodes the following:
- the LOC125277278 gene encoding CD276 antigen-like — MNLKAFCLSLLLFEASCFSEFEITVPRDPVTGFYGEALILPCTFPVDSWDLSSTVITWQRGLDVAHSFYYSRDQLDRQNPHYVNRTSLFIQEMAGGNASLKLDRVTLQDSGVYTCSISTNTGSQKKSFRVNIAAFYSEPRLQFSMLTDGVNLLVTSDGGYPSPTLQWLMENSDITNQTQTHIMKDTQTGLYIVSSWINLTEVTNSSLTFILNNKPLGQDIRREIQLYSDKSESQVESAYRCHGCFILIPVILLLPIIIMGLLFVFITSRRREQTKLNGFTNMGLKSETKILNGKCQQCPGA; from the exons ATGAACCTGAAAGCGTTCTGCCTGTCTCTCCTTCTTTTTGAAGCCTCCTGTTTCT CTGAGTTTGAGATAACTGTGCCCAGAGATCCTGTCACTGGGTTTTACGGAGAGGCGCTGATCCTCCCCTGCACCTTCCCTGTGGACTCGTGGGATCTGAGTAGCACCGTTATCACCTGGCAGCGCGGGCTGGACGTTGCTCACAGCTTCTACTACAGTCGGGACCAGCTCGACCGTCAGAATCCTCATTATGTGAACCGCACCAGCCTGTTCATCCAGGAGATGGCAGGAGGAAACGCATCACTCAAACTGGACAGAGTCACTCTGCAGGACTCTGGTGTGTACACCTGCTCCATCAGCACCAACACTGGCAGCCAGAAGAAGAGCTTTAGAGTCAATATTGCAG CGTTCTACTCTGAACCTCGTCTGCAGTTCTCCATGTTAACTGATGGAGTCAACCTGCTAGTGACGTCAGATGGGGGTTACCCTTCTCCTACACTGCAGTGGCTGATGGAAAACTCAGACATCACTAaccagacacaaacacacatcatGAAGGACACACAAACTGGACTTTATATTGTGTCTAGTTGGATAAATCTCACTGAAGTCACAAACTCCTCTCTGACGTTCATACTGAACAACAAACCTCTGGGTCAAGACATCAGGAGAGAGATCCAGCTGTACTCAG ATAAGAGCGAGAGTCAAGTAGAGTCAGCGTACAGATGCCACGGATGCTTCATATTGATCCCTGTTATTCTGCTGCTGCCGATCATCATAATGGGTTTATTGTTTGTGTTCATTACAAGCAGAAGAAGAGAACAGACCAAACTAAATGGCTTTACTAATATGGGACTCAAGTCTGAAACCAAAATCCTAAATGGAAAATGTCAGCAGTGTCCAGGAGCATAA